In Neorhodopirellula lusitana, the following are encoded in one genomic region:
- a CDS encoding efflux RND transporter permease subunit, with translation MIRWFTINGIAANFLLIAILVAGAYVGLNHVPLEVKPALSWDSVIIEMEYRGGTAKDVERAILIPIEEALEGVAGIESINAEGFRGGAKVILEARRGTDLRALMDDVKARIDAITTFPAETEPPNVFIPESGNFFDILEVAVMGDLPPHEMLQVARRVQRDLLEMQGISHAEIEGAKDLEVSIEVNVEKLLAYDLAFQELADAIRGSSLDLPAGAIDSDSGTFVVRTRGQAYSESEYADVPIRSAAGAEVRLGEVATIHDGFVEGDQELLFNGKPVLIVAVMRVGSESAIDIADRVHEYVRTASTRFPEGIELVVWDDESVAIRHRLSTLTWSLLQGGMFVLLILGLFIRPALAFWIVVGIPVSFAGAVFFMPWFGLTANVMSLFGFIIVMGIVVDDAIVTGENVYAKIMEGMPSLEAAIEGTREVATPVTFGALTTIVAFIPLMFFDGTWGDYARQIPPVVAPVLLFSLIESKWILPAHLKHLKRDTGNGWIARFQRMISTGLERFIVKFYQPTLNLAVRSRYAVIAGFIAVALMMAGYCVGGRMGFVAFPKTDSSRISAYLDLPDDTPLEVTERYVDRIERAVEQLRTEYVDPGNGRSLVGHTIRLTGARRPNREFDKSRGYMAFEVLSPAERTVPGPKNSELTRRWSELVGEIPEAKEFVTRSEASLVRDRGYDDEDLNIELRGPSSPQKQQVARDIKAILETYDGLKDQWTSVSNGQDELEISLKPRAAELGLSQALLASQIRQAFFGEEVQRLQRGIDDIRVMLRLPQEARRSLHTLDRLKIRTPSGAEVPLDTVADIVFARAPTSIQRNDKAEIVRIGAQPVDEVIDVIGISKEIKPQLDKMCSEAGLTYRYLGYVAEAEATKRQTIIGSVLLVLTLYGLLAIALKSLIQPIYVLLAVPFAIIGALMGHILLDLSPSYLSIFGMLALAGIAVNDTLVMVDFINRRQAVGESLLDAALEAAGKRFRPIFLTSITTFMGLLPLMMDQSNQAQFLIPMAVSLAFGVLFATAITLYLVPCAILAGDDIGKRLKWAMSWYWSVDR, from the coding sequence GTGATTCGCTGGTTTACGATTAATGGCATTGCCGCCAATTTTCTGTTGATCGCGATTTTGGTCGCTGGGGCATACGTCGGACTGAATCATGTTCCGCTGGAAGTGAAACCAGCGCTTAGCTGGGATTCCGTGATCATTGAAATGGAGTACCGAGGTGGTACCGCCAAGGATGTCGAGCGAGCCATTTTAATCCCGATCGAAGAAGCACTCGAAGGTGTTGCGGGTATTGAGTCCATTAATGCCGAGGGATTTCGTGGTGGCGCGAAAGTGATCTTGGAGGCGAGGCGAGGCACGGATTTGCGTGCGTTGATGGACGATGTGAAGGCTCGCATCGATGCCATCACGACGTTCCCGGCCGAAACGGAACCGCCGAACGTCTTCATCCCTGAGTCTGGGAACTTCTTCGACATACTCGAAGTCGCGGTGATGGGAGATCTCCCGCCACACGAAATGCTGCAAGTCGCTAGGCGGGTTCAGCGGGACTTGCTGGAGATGCAGGGGATCAGCCACGCTGAGATCGAAGGAGCCAAGGATCTGGAAGTCTCGATCGAAGTGAATGTCGAAAAGTTGTTGGCTTACGACTTGGCGTTCCAAGAATTGGCCGATGCCATCCGAGGGTCCTCATTGGACCTGCCCGCCGGCGCGATCGACAGCGACAGCGGGACCTTTGTCGTCAGGACTCGCGGGCAAGCTTATTCGGAAAGCGAATACGCAGATGTCCCCATCCGATCCGCCGCTGGTGCGGAAGTTCGGCTAGGTGAAGTCGCAACGATTCACGATGGATTTGTCGAAGGCGATCAAGAGTTGCTATTCAATGGCAAGCCGGTCTTGATCGTCGCTGTGATGCGAGTGGGAAGCGAGAGTGCGATCGATATCGCCGATCGAGTGCACGAATATGTTCGTACCGCCAGCACGCGGTTCCCTGAAGGAATCGAGTTGGTGGTGTGGGACGATGAATCGGTTGCGATCCGGCATCGCCTCAGCACGCTGACTTGGTCGTTGTTGCAGGGCGGGATGTTCGTCCTGTTGATCTTGGGTCTGTTCATTCGACCGGCGCTGGCGTTTTGGATTGTGGTTGGAATCCCGGTTAGCTTTGCTGGCGCGGTGTTCTTCATGCCCTGGTTCGGGTTGACCGCCAACGTCATGAGTCTGTTTGGCTTCATCATTGTGATGGGGATCGTGGTCGATGATGCGATCGTAACCGGCGAGAACGTTTACGCGAAAATCATGGAGGGGATGCCGTCGTTGGAGGCCGCTATTGAAGGCACCCGCGAGGTCGCCACGCCGGTGACTTTTGGTGCGTTGACCACGATCGTTGCGTTTATCCCATTGATGTTTTTCGATGGCACCTGGGGCGACTACGCCCGACAGATCCCGCCTGTGGTTGCTCCCGTGCTCCTGTTTTCGCTGATTGAATCGAAATGGATTTTGCCGGCTCACTTGAAGCACTTAAAGAGAGACACCGGCAACGGTTGGATCGCAAGATTTCAACGCATGATTTCAACCGGATTGGAACGGTTCATTGTCAAGTTTTATCAGCCGACACTCAATCTTGCCGTTCGATCACGTTACGCTGTGATCGCGGGGTTCATTGCTGTGGCGTTGATGATGGCTGGATACTGTGTCGGCGGGCGGATGGGTTTTGTCGCGTTTCCGAAAACCGACAGCAGTCGAATCAGTGCGTACTTGGACCTGCCTGATGACACGCCACTGGAAGTGACCGAGCGTTATGTCGATCGGATTGAACGGGCTGTTGAACAATTGAGAACGGAATACGTGGACCCTGGCAACGGTCGTTCGCTGGTTGGACACACAATTCGGCTGACAGGTGCTCGGCGGCCCAATCGCGAATTTGACAAGTCACGCGGCTACATGGCGTTTGAGGTGCTTTCGCCTGCCGAGCGGACCGTGCCTGGACCCAAGAACAGCGAACTGACAAGACGGTGGAGTGAATTGGTCGGTGAGATTCCCGAAGCGAAAGAGTTCGTCACGCGTTCGGAAGCGTCGTTGGTTCGTGATCGAGGGTACGACGACGAAGATTTGAACATCGAACTTCGTGGACCGTCATCGCCTCAAAAACAGCAGGTCGCTCGGGACATCAAGGCGATTCTGGAAACCTATGATGGGCTGAAGGACCAATGGACGAGTGTCAGCAACGGGCAAGACGAGCTCGAAATTAGTTTGAAACCACGTGCGGCCGAGTTGGGGCTAAGCCAGGCACTGTTGGCGAGTCAGATACGACAGGCCTTTTTTGGTGAAGAGGTTCAGCGATTGCAACGTGGTATCGACGATATCCGCGTGATGCTGCGTTTGCCGCAGGAAGCACGTCGGTCATTGCACACGTTGGACCGGTTGAAAATCCGCACGCCATCCGGTGCCGAAGTCCCCCTCGATACCGTGGCCGATATCGTCTTTGCGAGAGCACCTACGTCGATCCAGCGGAACGACAAGGCGGAGATCGTTCGCATTGGAGCTCAGCCCGTCGACGAGGTGATCGATGTGATCGGAATATCGAAAGAGATTAAGCCGCAACTCGACAAGATGTGTTCGGAGGCGGGCCTGACGTATCGGTACTTGGGTTACGTTGCCGAAGCGGAGGCGACGAAGCGGCAGACGATCATTGGTTCGGTGCTGTTGGTGTTGACGCTGTACGGATTATTGGCGATCGCGCTGAAGTCGCTGATTCAACCAATCTACGTTTTGCTGGCAGTTCCTTTCGCGATTATCGGCGCGTTGATGGGGCATATTTTGCTAGATCTGAGTCCGTCGTACTTATCAATCTTTGGGATGCTGGCGCTGGCCGGAATTGCGGTCAACGATACGTTGGTCATGGTTGATTTTATCAACCGTCGCCAAGCCGTTGGAGAATCGCTGTTGGATGCGGCATTAGAAGCTGCTGGCAAACGTTTTCGACCAATCTTCTTGACGTCGATCACAACGTTCATGGGCTTGTTGCCATTGATGATGGATCAATCCAACCAAGCTCAGTTCTTGATCCCGATGGCCGTTTCGCTTGCCTTTGGTGTCCTGTTCGCGACAGCGATCACACTCTACTTGGTTCCTTGCGCAATCTTGGCCGGCGATGACATTGGCAAGCGACTCAAATGGGCGATGAGTTGGTATTGGTCGGTCGATCGTTGA
- a CDS encoding glycosyl hydrolase family 95 catalytic domain-containing protein translates to MRTPLFRGSLSRCRPQTSRNLQRLITLIAVSFAIAASPLFGEEGSADRFQIPTDEIPTRGMWSERPAQRWQEALVTGNGTLGAMVFGTPAVERVVLNHERLYEPLLDQPCPVPDIADSLPEVRRLLANGKYKEAYAYAYQAAIDAGFPGIQWTAPYHPACSLVIEQDGIDEEAILRYRRSTNFQTGEIIVRFQSGGREFVRKTFASRADGVIVMKISAVDGEPISGRVKLVNQDSRHANKRVDEKGGGYHDPEIATTPHSIAYRCKYNRSPRGYQTFLQFRSPAIDPTSPTNDAKPGSQPQDAVAFDASEVTLFIAIDSLETFDADGGSLQSLKDRLAKIEGDYDALLSRHVAIHQPMFDRVQFQLTVDDVSGDPGQLLSSENLIALQKTLPGERIQLTLLQKMFDMGRYTLISSSGEWPPNLMGIWNGDWRPEWSGDFTLDANVNLQIAAANLGQLPEAIASYDRLVLGLVDDWKTNATNLYGCRGVLSGCRTDGRHNLHTHFSDGFPGHAWTAGAEWMVLPMWEHHQTTGDDQYLQERLLPVMKQITLFYADFLDGQFVDGKRVFWPSYSPENRPSNTNCPVAINATMDIACAKEALQNLIGLGDRSGLSKAQLADYQRLLDELPPYLINQEGALKEWASPLLDDRYDHRHVSHLYPVWPGHEINPEDTPDLFQAAIVAAQKRGRGNGSAHGLTHMALIAARLKDADLVKGNLRFMLSKGYLLPSLFTFHNPGRIYNSDMLNALPAVVMEMLVYSKPGEIELLPALSDELESGQISGVGCRNQTVVESLSWDLKNGKVTLQLFSSVDQPMTLRLRRGIASVVDSTDDLVQLSSDGTIKVSLKAGQSNAWTFQLSK, encoded by the coding sequence ATGCGCACTCCACTATTTAGGGGATCGCTCTCCCGATGCCGCCCCCAAACTAGCCGCAATCTCCAGCGACTGATCACGCTCATCGCGGTCAGCTTTGCAATCGCAGCTTCTCCCTTGTTCGGCGAGGAAGGCTCTGCAGATCGTTTTCAGATTCCCACCGATGAAATCCCAACGCGAGGGATGTGGAGCGAACGCCCCGCCCAACGTTGGCAAGAAGCATTGGTCACCGGCAACGGCACCTTGGGCGCGATGGTGTTCGGAACGCCTGCTGTCGAACGCGTTGTCCTGAACCACGAACGACTCTACGAGCCTCTGCTGGACCAACCCTGCCCGGTGCCCGACATCGCGGACTCACTACCGGAAGTGCGTCGATTATTGGCAAACGGTAAATACAAAGAGGCGTACGCGTACGCTTACCAAGCCGCCATCGATGCAGGGTTCCCCGGTATTCAGTGGACCGCCCCCTACCATCCCGCATGTTCGCTGGTGATCGAACAAGACGGCATCGACGAGGAAGCCATTCTCCGGTACCGACGTTCGACGAACTTCCAAACCGGTGAGATCATTGTGCGTTTTCAATCCGGTGGACGAGAGTTCGTCCGAAAAACCTTCGCCTCTCGCGCTGACGGTGTCATCGTCATGAAGATCAGTGCGGTCGACGGCGAACCGATTTCCGGTCGCGTCAAACTGGTCAACCAGGACTCCCGGCACGCCAACAAACGAGTGGATGAAAAGGGGGGCGGGTATCACGATCCCGAGATTGCGACCACTCCGCATTCAATTGCCTATCGCTGCAAGTACAACCGATCGCCACGCGGCTATCAAACGTTCCTGCAATTTCGTTCGCCAGCAATCGACCCGACAAGTCCAACCAATGATGCAAAACCGGGATCCCAACCTCAAGATGCGGTCGCCTTCGATGCGTCTGAAGTCACCCTTTTCATTGCAATTGATTCACTCGAAACGTTTGATGCCGACGGTGGATCACTGCAATCACTGAAGGATCGCCTAGCCAAAATCGAGGGTGACTACGATGCACTTCTATCACGGCATGTCGCGATTCATCAACCGATGTTCGATCGCGTCCAGTTCCAACTTACCGTTGATGATGTGTCTGGCGATCCGGGCCAATTGCTCAGCAGTGAAAATCTGATTGCACTTCAAAAGACGTTGCCGGGCGAAAGAATTCAGCTAACGCTGCTGCAAAAGATGTTCGACATGGGTCGGTACACACTGATCAGCTCATCCGGCGAATGGCCACCGAACTTGATGGGCATCTGGAATGGCGACTGGCGACCGGAATGGTCAGGCGACTTCACGCTCGACGCCAACGTCAACTTGCAAATCGCGGCAGCCAATCTGGGGCAACTCCCCGAAGCCATCGCGAGCTACGATCGTCTTGTTTTAGGACTCGTGGACGACTGGAAAACGAACGCGACCAATCTGTACGGTTGCCGCGGCGTCCTATCGGGATGCCGAACCGACGGGCGACACAACCTGCACACCCACTTCTCCGACGGGTTTCCTGGCCATGCGTGGACCGCGGGAGCCGAGTGGATGGTTTTGCCGATGTGGGAACATCACCAAACAACGGGTGATGACCAATATCTGCAGGAACGCCTGCTGCCCGTCATGAAACAAATCACCTTGTTCTATGCAGACTTCCTGGACGGGCAGTTCGTTGATGGCAAACGTGTGTTTTGGCCTTCGTATTCACCGGAAAATCGTCCATCCAATACCAATTGCCCCGTGGCGATCAATGCCACGATGGACATCGCTTGTGCGAAAGAGGCGTTACAAAACCTGATTGGACTAGGTGACCGTTCGGGACTGTCCAAAGCTCAGCTTGCCGACTACCAACGACTACTCGATGAATTGCCACCGTACTTGATCAACCAAGAGGGTGCCCTGAAAGAGTGGGCGTCACCGCTACTGGACGATCGGTACGATCACCGCCATGTATCACACCTGTATCCAGTCTGGCCGGGTCACGAGATCAATCCGGAAGACACCCCCGATCTATTTCAAGCCGCGATCGTTGCCGCTCAAAAACGAGGCCGTGGCAACGGGTCCGCACACGGACTCACTCACATGGCATTGATCGCAGCGAGGTTGAAAGATGCTGATTTGGTAAAGGGGAACCTGCGGTTCATGCTAAGCAAAGGCTACCTTCTACCCAGCCTTTTCACCTTTCATAACCCAGGCCGCATCTACAACTCCGACATGCTTAACGCATTGCCTGCCGTCGTGATGGAGATGCTGGTCTATTCCAAACCGGGCGAGATTGAATTGCTTCCTGCGTTGTCAGACGAACTGGAAAGCGGCCAGATCTCAGGTGTTGGCTGCCGCAACCAAACCGTTGTCGAGTCGCTGAGCTGGGACCTGAAAAACGGCAAAGTTACCCTGCAACTATTTTCATCCGTGGATCAGCCGATGACTCTTCGACTGCGACGTGGAATCGCTTCCGTGGTTGACTCAACCGATGACCTAGTACAGTTGTCCAGCGATGGCACGATCAAAGTGTCACTCAAAGCAGGCCAGAGTAACGCCTGGACTTTCCAACTATCGAAATAG
- a CDS encoding arylsulfatase — translation MKNVLAAACVVLLSFAVFDAEPCQAERPNFLVIMVDDLGFSDIGCYGSEIETPNLDALASGGMRFSQFYNTAKCHSSRVSLLPGQYCIAAGDTALNHAVTSAEVLAGGGYATMMTGKWHLRQQPTDFGFQKYFGHLSGACNYFAGDNTFRLNGEPWKVPKKGFYTTVADVDYGLKFLDEARQTEQPWYMYVAFNAPHAPLHALPEDYAKYKGKYNDGWDVTRDKRIAKQKQLGILPETLKPSPRPEHVPAWSELEPWRRDYEANKMTTLAAMIDRVDQEVGRLIANLIENNELDNTFILFVSDNGACPYDRRAPLLDVEPTNAEVILGDSTGWSWARNSPFRYYKQNQFEGGISTPAIVHWPAGLKQPAGAIVDQPAHLIDVLPTLADISGSEVPTAWEDRKLRPVSGVSLKPIFDGKQLEGRPPIHLLFGADRGLRDGDWKLVSFQSKQWELYNVANDRCELDNLADREPERLAAMIAMWDDMATNVLHLPAESIAKPKETIGPHLHREWTRFGKLGPR, via the coding sequence ATGAAGAACGTGTTGGCCGCTGCTTGCGTGGTACTGTTGAGTTTTGCAGTTTTCGATGCTGAGCCGTGCCAAGCCGAGCGTCCGAATTTTCTGGTGATCATGGTCGATGACCTGGGGTTCTCGGATATTGGATGTTATGGAAGTGAGATCGAAACACCGAATTTGGATGCACTTGCCAGCGGTGGGATGCGGTTTTCGCAGTTCTACAACACCGCGAAATGCCATTCCTCGCGAGTGAGTTTGTTGCCCGGACAATATTGCATCGCGGCGGGCGACACCGCGCTCAACCATGCGGTGACATCGGCTGAAGTGCTTGCTGGTGGAGGTTATGCGACCATGATGACGGGCAAGTGGCACCTTCGGCAGCAACCCACTGATTTCGGGTTTCAGAAGTACTTTGGTCATCTCAGCGGCGCGTGTAACTACTTTGCAGGTGACAACACTTTTCGGCTGAATGGTGAACCGTGGAAGGTACCTAAGAAGGGCTTTTACACGACCGTCGCCGACGTTGACTACGGCCTGAAGTTTCTTGACGAAGCTCGCCAGACCGAACAGCCTTGGTACATGTATGTCGCCTTCAATGCTCCCCATGCGCCGCTGCATGCTTTGCCAGAGGATTACGCGAAGTACAAAGGGAAATACAACGATGGTTGGGACGTAACCCGGGATAAACGGATTGCGAAACAAAAGCAGTTGGGGATTTTACCGGAGACGTTGAAGCCGAGTCCGCGTCCAGAGCATGTGCCGGCTTGGAGCGAGTTGGAACCGTGGCGACGCGATTACGAGGCCAACAAAATGACGACGCTGGCCGCGATGATCGATCGGGTGGACCAGGAAGTCGGCCGCCTTATTGCTAACTTGATTGAAAACAATGAACTGGATAACACGTTCATCTTGTTCGTCTCTGACAACGGGGCCTGTCCGTACGATCGGCGAGCTCCCCTTTTAGATGTTGAACCAACCAACGCGGAGGTCATTTTGGGCGATTCGACCGGTTGGTCGTGGGCAAGAAACAGTCCATTTCGGTACTACAAGCAAAACCAATTTGAGGGCGGGATTTCGACTCCAGCGATCGTCCATTGGCCTGCCGGTTTGAAGCAGCCAGCTGGTGCGATCGTCGATCAACCGGCTCACCTGATCGACGTGTTGCCAACCCTCGCTGATATCTCCGGAAGCGAAGTGCCGACCGCTTGGGAGGATCGCAAGCTACGGCCCGTTTCCGGTGTGTCGCTAAAACCGATCTTCGACGGCAAGCAGCTTGAGGGGCGTCCACCTATCCACTTGCTGTTTGGGGCGGATCGTGGTCTGCGAGACGGTGACTGGAAATTGGTCAGCTTTCAAAGCAAGCAGTGGGAACTTTACAACGTCGCGAATGATCGCTGCGAACTGGATAATTTGGCCGATCGTGAACCGGAACGTCTGGCGGCGATGATTGCAATGTGGGACGACATGGCAACCAATGTTTTGCACTTGCCAGCGGAGTCGATTGCAAAACCCAAGGAAACGATTGGTCCACATCTTCATCGCGAGTGGACTCGGTTTGGAAAGCTCGGACCCCGGTGA
- a CDS encoding DUF1559 domain-containing protein → MSRKNLDRGFTLVELLVVIAIIGVLVGLLLPAVQSAREAARRMSCSNNFKQLGLAIHNYHSAYGKLPTHAGGTAGEPTYPITAIHWKNSATTKHNNTRLSVLVPLLPFVEQQASWEQISNPRDDNGDGTIDYPPMGPTPDLAAYDPWATEFPTLRCPSDPGEGLPSLGRTNYGACLGDSLWATMLRRTADFNTPEKASEQNRASHRGFFKFGDRDARFRDCLDGLSNTIAMGEFATYLGDADVRTSIANTTTSGGEKWMKAMRDDPKYCQSQGLLDTERPGYWSPTATMYDYSATGKYASASRGFQWADCHTMQSACFTILPPNAELCGHALFKEFSVQATMSSQHAGGCHVLMGDGAVRFVTDSIEAGNTSAGNIYLVNNPGAESPYGLWGALGTTASREVIGSDF, encoded by the coding sequence ATGTCCAGGAAAAATCTAGATCGTGGTTTCACGTTAGTGGAGCTGCTCGTGGTGATCGCCATCATTGGAGTACTTGTCGGTCTCTTGCTTCCAGCGGTGCAGTCCGCGCGGGAAGCAGCACGCCGAATGAGTTGCAGTAACAACTTCAAGCAGCTTGGTTTGGCGATCCACAATTACCATTCCGCTTATGGGAAGCTTCCGACTCATGCAGGCGGAACAGCGGGCGAACCAACCTACCCGATTACGGCGATCCACTGGAAAAACAGTGCGACGACCAAGCACAACAATACACGCCTTAGTGTGTTAGTGCCGCTCTTGCCGTTTGTAGAGCAACAAGCGTCATGGGAGCAAATTAGTAACCCTCGCGACGACAACGGCGACGGCACGATCGACTATCCACCAATGGGGCCGACGCCCGACTTGGCGGCCTACGATCCATGGGCAACCGAGTTCCCGACCCTGCGATGCCCAAGTGACCCCGGCGAAGGCTTGCCCTCACTCGGTCGCACCAACTACGGAGCGTGTCTGGGTGACTCGCTTTGGGCAACGATGCTTCGGCGTACTGCTGACTTCAATACGCCAGAAAAAGCTTCCGAGCAAAACCGTGCTTCGCATCGAGGCTTTTTCAAGTTCGGCGATCGAGACGCAAGATTTCGGGACTGTCTTGATGGATTGTCCAACACCATCGCAATGGGCGAGTTCGCAACGTATCTCGGCGATGCCGACGTTCGGACGAGCATCGCCAACACCACGACAAGTGGAGGTGAAAAGTGGATGAAGGCCATGCGAGACGATCCGAAATACTGTCAGTCTCAAGGACTCTTGGATACCGAGCGGCCTGGTTATTGGAGCCCGACCGCCACGATGTATGACTACTCTGCCACTGGGAAATACGCCAGTGCTTCACGGGGGTTTCAGTGGGCCGACTGCCACACGATGCAATCGGCTTGTTTCACGATCCTACCTCCCAATGCCGAGCTTTGTGGGCATGCTCTGTTCAAAGAATTTAGCGTGCAAGCCACCATGTCGAGCCAGCACGCTGGTGGATGCCATGTTTTGATGGGGGATGGTGCGGTACGTTTCGTAACGGATTCCATCGAGGCAGGAAACACTTCCGCTGGAAATATCTATCTGGTCAACAATCCAGGAGCTGAAAGTCCGTACGGCCTCTGGGGAGCACTGGGGACCACTGCTTCGCGTGAGGTTATCGGCAGCGATTTCTAA
- the mqnB gene encoding futalosine hydrolase, with amino-acid sequence MPKRLLLVPTSLERKRLLKRLDPNVLAGWEVRLCGFGVIAAATQTTRWIAQLQPGEVVLAGIAGSLHSDTSVGSAVWISETICEGIGVASQDGTCISAGELGWNQVELEEGSLAQAAINDRISLPSPAGINQKLLTVCAASGSPAVANARRQKHGPDVVAEDMEGFAVAMACRVAGVPLRIVRGISNVAGDRDSANWQIDNALDAVAKSLATL; translated from the coding sequence GTGCCCAAACGCTTGCTGCTGGTTCCGACATCCTTGGAACGCAAACGACTTCTCAAGCGGCTCGATCCAAACGTGCTCGCGGGCTGGGAAGTTCGCCTTTGTGGCTTTGGCGTGATCGCGGCCGCCACCCAAACGACGCGCTGGATCGCACAGCTTCAACCCGGCGAAGTGGTCCTCGCGGGAATCGCCGGATCGCTGCACTCCGATACGAGCGTAGGTTCCGCAGTCTGGATCAGCGAGACGATCTGCGAAGGCATCGGTGTAGCATCGCAAGACGGCACCTGCATCTCGGCAGGCGAACTGGGCTGGAACCAAGTCGAGCTCGAGGAAGGGTCACTGGCACAAGCCGCGATCAACGATCGAATTTCGCTACCTTCCCCAGCCGGCATCAATCAAAAACTGCTGACCGTCTGTGCCGCGTCGGGCAGCCCGGCCGTGGCCAACGCCCGACGACAAAAACACGGCCCCGATGTGGTCGCCGAAGACATGGAAGGCTTCGCCGTCGCCATGGCCTGCCGTGTGGCGGGCGTGCCCTTGCGAATCGTGCGAGGAATCAGCAACGTGGCCGGCGACCGAGATTCGGCTAATTGGCAGATCGATAACGCACTGGACGCCGTGGCCAAGTCTCTCGCCACTCTTTGA
- the gatB gene encoding Asp-tRNA(Asn)/Glu-tRNA(Gln) amidotransferase subunit GatB — protein sequence MASSQLLASGQHPVSTVIGLEVHVQLKTQTKLFCGCTTQFGMPANSQVCPVCLGMPGSLPVMNREAIKLSVRTGLAINCSIPPMTKWDRKQYFYPDLPKGYQISQFDLPICADGFLEIQDPANEDKTRRIGIVRAHLEEDAGKSMHDEAAGVSDTKIDLNRCGTPLLEIVSQPEMRSSDEAKAYLSELKLLLTHLEVSDCEMAQGSLRVDANVNLHIDVDGKKVATPIVEIKNLNSFRNVQRAIDYEVSRQVVAWEDTGGTIDDAPKTTRGWDDQAEKTFEQREKELSADYRYFPDPDLLPVRLPVEFVDSIRETLGELPAVTRTRLQDQYGIKMYDADVIVNQGKSMIDYFEAAATASGDAKKTSSWVMQDVMRTMKDRDLSIETFPVPAATLGELVKEITDGKLDTSRGRDVFEHLTTHEQSLAEAKTALGIESVDDDALTSLCEQLLASNPQVVADVKDGKQQAVGALIGQARKKNPNANPQAVRQTLLDLIAEM from the coding sequence ATGGCATCTTCGCAACTGCTCGCATCCGGCCAACATCCCGTTTCGACGGTCATCGGACTGGAAGTCCATGTCCAACTGAAAACGCAAACCAAGCTATTCTGCGGCTGCACGACTCAGTTCGGAATGCCCGCCAATTCCCAGGTTTGTCCCGTTTGCCTCGGGATGCCTGGATCACTTCCGGTCATGAATCGGGAAGCGATCAAGCTATCCGTTCGCACCGGGCTGGCAATCAATTGCTCGATCCCGCCGATGACCAAGTGGGACCGCAAACAATACTTCTATCCTGATTTGCCGAAGGGCTATCAGATCAGCCAGTTCGATCTGCCGATCTGTGCGGACGGTTTCTTAGAAATCCAAGACCCCGCCAACGAAGACAAGACCCGTCGCATCGGCATCGTTCGCGCTCACCTGGAAGAAGACGCGGGCAAGAGCATGCACGACGAGGCTGCGGGTGTTTCGGACACCAAGATCGACCTCAACCGATGCGGCACACCTCTGCTGGAAATCGTCAGCCAGCCCGAGATGCGATCGTCCGATGAGGCAAAGGCTTACCTGAGCGAACTGAAACTCTTGCTAACGCACCTGGAAGTTTCCGATTGCGAAATGGCCCAAGGCAGCTTGCGAGTTGACGCCAACGTGAACCTCCACATTGATGTCGATGGCAAGAAAGTCGCCACGCCGATTGTTGAAATCAAAAACCTGAACAGTTTCCGCAACGTGCAACGCGCGATCGACTACGAAGTCAGTCGTCAAGTTGTCGCTTGGGAAGACACCGGCGGGACGATCGACGATGCGCCCAAAACCACTCGCGGTTGGGACGACCAAGCTGAAAAGACTTTCGAGCAGCGTGAAAAAGAACTTTCGGCTGACTATCGGTACTTCCCCGACCCGGACTTGCTACCCGTTCGATTGCCGGTCGAATTTGTTGACTCGATCCGCGAAACCTTGGGCGAACTTCCCGCCGTCACCCGCACCCGGTTGCAGGACCAATACGGCATCAAAATGTATGACGCCGATGTGATCGTGAACCAAGGCAAGTCGATGATCGACTACTTCGAAGCCGCCGCCACGGCAAGCGGCGACGCCAAGAAGACATCGTCATGGGTGATGCAGGACGTGATGCGAACGATGAAGGACCGCGATCTATCAATCGAGACATTCCCGGTTCCCGCCGCGACGCTGGGTGAGTTGGTCAAAGAGATCACCGACGGCAAACTCGATACTTCCCGTGGCCGTGACGTCTTCGAACACCTGACGACGCATGAACAATCGCTCGCGGAAGCCAAGACCGCCTTGGGCATCGAGTCGGTTGACGACGATGCGTTGACTAGCCTTTGCGAGCAGCTTCTAGCCAGCAACCCGCAAGTCGTCGCCGACGTGAAAGATGGCAAGCAACAAGCCGTGGGCGCCTTGATTGGCCAAGCCCGCAAAAAGAATCCCAACGCCAACCCCCAAGCCGTTCGGCAAACGCTGCTCGATCTAATCGCCGAGATGTAA